In the Enterococcus saigonensis genome, one interval contains:
- the murB gene encoding UDP-N-acetylmuramate dehydrogenase gives MKDAFKQAFPEISILLDEPLMNYTFTKTGGPADVLAFPKSTEETKALVDYCRVNDIPWLVLGNASNLIVRDGGIRGLVIMLSQMTTVTVSGTVVQAQAGAKLIDTTYAALKENLAGFEFASGIPGSIGGAVFMNAGAYDGEIKDVFASCDVLFGDGTIKTLHHDDMNFSYRHSAVQDLGAIILTARFQLEEGNHDIIKARMDELTALRQAKQPLEYPSCGSVFKRPVGHFTGKLIQDAGLQGMKWGGAQISEKHAGFIVNINNATATDYVELIAHIQKTIKEKFDVTLETEVRIIGEEK, from the coding sequence ATGAAAGACGCATTTAAACAGGCTTTTCCTGAAATTAGTATTTTGCTAGATGAACCTTTAATGAATTATACGTTTACCAAGACCGGTGGACCAGCAGATGTTTTAGCTTTTCCAAAAAGCACCGAAGAAACAAAAGCGTTAGTAGATTATTGCCGAGTAAATGACATTCCCTGGCTTGTATTAGGCAATGCGAGTAATTTAATTGTCAGAGATGGGGGAATTCGTGGGTTAGTCATCATGTTAAGTCAGATGACTACAGTTACCGTGTCAGGAACTGTAGTACAAGCACAAGCTGGTGCAAAATTGATTGATACAACCTATGCTGCTTTAAAGGAAAATCTAGCAGGTTTTGAATTTGCTAGTGGGATTCCCGGGAGTATTGGCGGAGCAGTATTTATGAATGCTGGAGCCTATGACGGAGAAATAAAAGACGTATTTGCTAGCTGTGATGTTTTATTTGGTGATGGGACAATCAAGACATTGCATCATGATGACATGAATTTCTCCTATCGTCACAGTGCCGTACAAGATTTGGGAGCAATTATTTTAACCGCGCGTTTTCAATTAGAAGAAGGAAACCATGACATTATTAAGGCTAGGATGGATGAATTGACTGCCTTACGACAAGCTAAGCAACCGTTGGAGTATCCCTCTTGTGGTAGTGTCTTCAAACGACCAGTGGGACATTTTACCGGTAAATTAATTCAAGATGCTGGTTTGCAGGGGATGAAATGGGGTGGTGCCCAAATTTCTGAAAAGCATGCGGGGTTTATCGTAAATATTAATAACGCCACAGCGACAGACTATGTTGAATTGATTGCACACATTCAAAAAACAATCAAAGAAAAATTTGATGTGACTTTGGAAACCGAAGTTCGCATTATTGGTGAAGAAAAATAA
- a CDS encoding Gfo/Idh/MocA family protein codes for MRIGVIGIGNIAQKAYLPTYLQKQDEADFYFATRNQEVRRLLKTRYRFQHVYQNLAELMTEKIEACLIHSATKSHYDLVKTCLENGIHVFIDKPLTESYQQTEELYQLAAAKNLILMLGFNRRYAPLVKPLKELSDKRQLHLQKNRIAGSGTPEFLVYDLFLHLVDTAVYLMPGIPKLIYGNLQVNHSNLEYATMLLATETTSATLTMDLRSGANYERYEVTSPSKTLILENLTDLTERNQQGIHQLSGNDWQTTLSKRGFETLVTQFLNALTSKKIVQQEKTLLSHQLCAALLANYTNSEA; via the coding sequence ATGAGAATTGGTGTAATTGGAATAGGTAATATTGCCCAGAAAGCTTATTTACCAACTTATTTACAAAAGCAAGATGAAGCGGACTTTTATTTTGCAACCCGTAACCAAGAAGTGCGGCGACTATTAAAAACACGTTATCGTTTTCAACATGTTTATCAAAATTTGGCGGAACTAATGACGGAAAAGATTGAGGCGTGTCTGATTCACAGTGCCACAAAAAGTCATTATGATTTGGTCAAAACTTGTTTAGAAAATGGCATTCATGTTTTTATTGACAAACCACTCACAGAAAGTTATCAACAAACCGAAGAATTATACCAGCTAGCAGCAGCTAAAAATTTAATTTTAATGCTCGGTTTCAATCGTCGTTATGCGCCACTTGTAAAACCGTTAAAAGAATTGTCTGATAAAAGGCAGCTGCATTTACAAAAAAATAGAATAGCTGGCAGTGGAACGCCAGAATTTTTAGTTTATGATTTGTTTTTACATTTAGTAGATACAGCAGTCTATTTAATGCCGGGAATACCAAAGCTGATTTATGGCAATTTACAGGTAAATCATAGTAATTTAGAATATGCTACCATGCTGTTAGCCACTGAAACAACTAGTGCCACCTTAACGATGGATTTAAGGAGTGGTGCAAACTACGAACGTTATGAAGTTACAAGCCCAAGTAAAACGTTGATTTTAGAAAATTTGACTGATTTAACAGAACGAAATCAACAAGGAATACACCAATTAAGTGGTAATGATTGGCAAACCACTTTGTCTAAGCGCGGGTTTGAGACGTTGGTAACACAATTTTTAAATGCTCTCACAAGCAAAAAAATCGTGCAGCAAGAAAAAACTTTATTGAGCCATCAATTATGTGCAGCACTTTTAGCAAACTACACCAATTCTGAAGCTTAG
- a CDS encoding exodeoxyribonuclease III: MKLVSWNVNGLRAVMKKNFMDVIAELDADFFCLQETKLQAGQIEMDLPNYYEYWNYAEKKGYSGTAIFAKKEAMNVRYGIGIDHHDLEGRVITLEYPEFYLVDCYTPNSQNELKRLDYRMTWEDDFRNYLVNLNKTKPVILCGDLNVAHENIDLKNWKTNHKNAGFTNEERGKFTELLNAGFIDSFRYFYPDLTGVYSWWSYRFNARKNNAGWRIDYFVVSTDLKDKMADAKIHTEIFGSDHCPVELDLNF, encoded by the coding sequence TTGAAATTAGTCTCTTGGAATGTTAACGGATTACGCGCTGTAATGAAGAAGAATTTTATGGATGTTATCGCAGAACTAGATGCTGATTTTTTCTGTCTGCAAGAAACCAAATTGCAAGCCGGTCAAATTGAAATGGACTTACCTAATTATTATGAATACTGGAATTATGCAGAAAAAAAAGGCTATTCCGGTACAGCTATTTTTGCTAAAAAAGAAGCTATGAATGTTAGGTATGGAATTGGCATTGATCATCATGATTTAGAAGGCCGCGTAATTACTTTAGAATACCCCGAATTTTATTTGGTAGATTGTTATACCCCTAACTCTCAAAATGAATTAAAGCGGTTAGATTATCGCATGACCTGGGAAGATGATTTTCGTAACTACTTAGTAAATTTAAATAAAACTAAACCTGTAATTTTATGCGGCGATTTAAACGTGGCGCACGAAAATATTGATTTAAAAAACTGGAAAACCAATCATAAAAATGCCGGCTTTACAAATGAAGAGCGCGGTAAATTTACGGAACTTTTAAACGCTGGATTTATTGATAGCTTCCGTTACTTCTACCCTGATCTTACAGGTGTTTATTCTTGGTGGAGTTATCGTTTTAACGCCCGCAAAAATAATGCTGGCTGGCGTATTGACTATTTTGTAGTCTCTACTGATTTAAAAGATAAAATGGCCGATGCCAAAATTCACACCGAAATTTTTGGTAGTGACCATTGTCCAGTTGAATTGGATTTAAATTTTTAA
- a CDS encoding 3'-5' exonuclease yields the protein MNFIAMDFETANHEKHSACSLALVMVRNSKIVGEYYSLIKPETAFFWRNIQIHGIHPEDVADAPKFPAVWEQISQYYNQNSLIVAHNAPFDNGVLAGCLDYYGLEKQPYLSLCTARSSRKLYPEFTNHRLNTMCEMLDIPLENHHDALEDSRACAEILLRQEADFGTDPLKKLVTIK from the coding sequence ATGAATTTTATTGCAATGGATTTTGAAACAGCAAATCATGAAAAACACAGTGCCTGTTCTTTGGCTTTGGTGATGGTTCGTAACAGTAAAATCGTAGGTGAGTATTATTCGTTAATTAAGCCAGAGACAGCTTTTTTTTGGCGGAATATTCAAATTCACGGAATTCACCCTGAAGACGTTGCCGATGCCCCAAAATTTCCTGCTGTCTGGGAACAAATTTCGCAATACTATAATCAAAACAGTCTGATTGTGGCTCATAATGCCCCTTTTGACAATGGTGTTTTAGCTGGTTGCTTAGATTACTACGGTTTAGAAAAACAACCTTATTTATCTTTATGTACGGCCCGTTCAAGCCGAAAACTATATCCCGAATTTACCAATCATCGTTTAAACACCATGTGTGAAATGCTAGATATTCCTTTAGAAAATCATCACGATGCCCTTGAAGATAGCCGTGCTTGTGCGGAGATATTATTACGCCAAGAAGCCGATTTTGGGACTGATCCTTTAAAAAAATTAGTCACCATTAAATAA
- a CDS encoding lipoprotein — protein MKKIIGVMFLLFTLVFIAGCQNTKENSTNIFNDEKKIATTEDSFKFYDTSMILKKNYLMIIR, from the coding sequence ATGAAAAAAATTATCGGGGTCATGTTTCTTTTATTCACACTTGTTTTTATTGCTGGTTGCCAAAATACTAAAGAAAATAGTACGAATATTTTTAATGACGAAAAAAAGATTGCTACAACAGAAGATTCTTTTAAATTCTATGATACTTCTATGATACTAAAGAAGAACTATTTAATGATCATACGTTAA
- a CDS encoding GNAT family N-acetyltransferase produces the protein MENVEVKIRPTQPSDAAQLLQVMRQIGSETDFLIMDENGLSLTEEQLSMQLAAFFKSPNNLSLVALVDDEIIGIASVLAEENPRVAHIGEVGISILKEFWGMGLGAALMEEIILWAESSGIIRRLELTVQTRNQRALHLYQKFGFIIEGEIKRSFLTPQNEFIPAYLMALLID, from the coding sequence ATGGAGAATGTGGAAGTAAAAATTCGCCCGACACAACCCAGTGACGCTGCGCAACTCTTACAGGTAATGAGACAAATTGGTAGTGAAACTGATTTTTTGATTATGGATGAGAATGGACTTTCTCTTACCGAAGAACAATTGTCTATGCAACTCGCAGCTTTTTTTAAAAGTCCTAATAATTTATCATTAGTTGCGCTGGTAGATGATGAAATTATTGGCATAGCTTCTGTTTTAGCTGAAGAAAATCCTCGTGTGGCCCATATTGGAGAAGTAGGAATTTCTATTCTAAAAGAATTTTGGGGAATGGGTTTAGGCGCTGCGCTAATGGAAGAAATTATTTTGTGGGCGGAAAGCTCTGGAATCATTCGACGTTTAGAATTAACTGTTCAAACGCGCAACCAAAGAGCGTTGCATCTTTATCAAAAATTTGGTTTTATTATTGAAGGTGAAATAAAAAGAAGTTTTTTAACACCGCAAAATGAGTTTATTCCTGCCTATCTAATGGCATTGTTAATTGATTGA
- the tsaE gene encoding tRNA (adenosine(37)-N6)-threonylcarbamoyltransferase complex ATPase subunit type 1 TsaE, with protein sequence MIALPNLLTTEKLGKVIGESATGGDVIILTGELGAGKTTITKGIAQGLGISRMVKSPTYTIIREYEDGRLPLYHMDVYRIGQDADELGLEEYFEGNGLSIVEWGKLLGEALPVDYLELRLSKITENEFARQADFKAVGSQSEKFLDRILKNWTI encoded by the coding sequence ATGATTGCTTTACCGAATCTTTTAACAACAGAAAAATTAGGAAAAGTTATTGGTGAAAGTGCGACTGGTGGCGATGTTATTATTTTGACTGGAGAATTAGGGGCAGGTAAAACGACTATTACTAAAGGAATTGCACAAGGTTTGGGGATAAGTCGAATGGTAAAAAGTCCAACTTATACGATTATTCGAGAATACGAAGATGGGCGTCTGCCACTTTATCACATGGACGTTTATCGTATTGGACAAGATGCTGACGAGTTGGGGCTTGAAGAATATTTTGAAGGCAATGGGTTGTCTATTGTAGAGTGGGGAAAGCTATTGGGCGAAGCTTTACCTGTCGATTATTTAGAATTAAGATTATCGAAAATCACTGAAAACGAATTTGCTCGTCAGGCAGATTTTAAGGCGGTAGGAAGTCAAAGTGAAAAATTTTTAGATCGTATTTTGAAAAATTGGACAATATAG
- the pta gene encoding phosphate acetyltransferase translates to MELFDSLKFKIVRRGIKIAFPEATDSRILGAAARLKAEELITPVLIGNKEEVKKAAAARGITIDQFEILDPDAYPDWDKMVAAFVERRKGKATKEQAEEILKDVNYFGTMLTYMGVTDGMVSGAIHSTGDTVRPALQIIKTKPGVSRTSGAFLMVRGRDQEKYLFSDCAINVNPSSQELAEIAVASAETAELFDIDPKVALLSFSTKGSAKAPEVDKVVEATKIAKEMAPDIILDGELQFDAAYVSAVGQLKAPDSEVAGKATVFVFPELQSGNIGYKIAQRFGNFEAIGPILQGLNKPVSDLSRGANEEDVYKLSIITAAQTLNTAK, encoded by the coding sequence GTGGAATTATTTGATAGTTTAAAATTTAAAATTGTACGTCGTGGCATTAAAATTGCTTTTCCAGAGGCAACTGATTCACGCATTTTAGGTGCAGCAGCTCGCTTGAAGGCAGAAGAATTAATTACGCCTGTCTTAATTGGCAACAAAGAAGAAGTAAAAAAAGCAGCAGCAGCCCGTGGTATCACAATTGATCAATTTGAAATTCTTGATCCTGATGCTTATCCTGATTGGGATAAAATGGTAGCAGCTTTTGTTGAACGCCGTAAAGGTAAAGCAACAAAAGAACAAGCAGAAGAAATTTTAAAAGATGTAAATTACTTTGGGACCATGTTAACGTACATGGGTGTAACGGACGGAATGGTCTCTGGCGCCATTCACTCTACGGGTGATACTGTGCGCCCAGCGTTACAAATCATTAAAACTAAACCAGGTGTTAGCCGAACGAGTGGCGCCTTTTTAATGGTACGTGGACGCGACCAAGAAAAATACTTATTCTCTGACTGTGCGATTAATGTAAATCCATCTTCACAAGAATTAGCTGAAATTGCAGTTGCATCAGCTGAGACAGCAGAATTATTTGATATTGATCCAAAAGTTGCACTACTAAGCTTTTCAACAAAAGGTTCAGCGAAAGCTCCAGAAGTAGATAAAGTGGTGGAAGCAACAAAAATTGCAAAAGAAATGGCACCAGATATTATTTTAGATGGTGAATTACAATTTGATGCTGCGTATGTTTCAGCAGTTGGACAATTAAAAGCACCAGATTCAGAAGTTGCCGGTAAAGCAACGGTCTTTGTTTTCCCTGAATTACAATCTGGTAATATTGGTTACAAAATTGCGCAACGTTTTGGTAACTTTGAAGCAATCGGACCAATCTTACAAGGTTTAAATAAACCTGTATCTGACTTATCTCGTGGCGCTAATGAAGAAGATGTTTACAAACTATCTATTATTACTGCGGCACAAACATTAAATACGGCGAAATAA
- a CDS encoding uracil-DNA glycosylase: protein MKTIIHNSWQDLLASEFNKPYYQQLRKFLKQEYQTQKIYPDMYHIFEALELTPYEDVKVVILGQDPYHGANQAHGLSFSVQPGVKIPPSLQNIYKELQSDLNVTPVNHGYLTSWAQQGVLLLNTVLTVREGQAYSHRGMGWERLTDEIIAKLNERQKPVVFILWGKGAQEKIKMIDQNHHLVIASPHPSPLSAHRGFFGSRPFSKANSALVEFGETPINWQLPQDPTAV from the coding sequence ATGAAAACAATTATTCATAATAGTTGGCAAGATCTTTTAGCTTCTGAGTTCAACAAACCTTATTATCAACAACTGCGGAAATTTTTAAAGCAAGAATATCAAACCCAAAAAATTTATCCAGATATGTACCACATTTTTGAAGCATTGGAATTAACCCCTTATGAAGATGTTAAAGTAGTAATTCTAGGGCAAGATCCATATCATGGCGCAAATCAAGCACATGGACTATCTTTTTCTGTTCAACCAGGAGTCAAAATACCGCCCTCTTTACAAAATATTTATAAGGAATTACAAAGTGATTTAAATGTCACTCCGGTAAATCATGGTTATTTAACCAGTTGGGCCCAACAAGGGGTGTTACTTTTAAACACAGTTTTAACTGTGCGAGAAGGCCAGGCATACTCACATCGTGGTATGGGATGGGAGCGGTTAACGGATGAAATTATTGCAAAATTAAACGAACGGCAAAAACCAGTTGTCTTTATTTTGTGGGGAAAAGGTGCACAAGAGAAAATAAAAATGATTGACCAAAATCACCACCTTGTCATTGCTTCACCGCATCCTAGTCCTTTATCGGCGCATCGTGGCTTTTTTGGTTCACGTCCTTTTTCAAAAGCCAACAGTGCTTTAGTTGAGTTTGGAGAAACACCAATTAATTGGCAATTACCACAAGATCCTACTGCTGTATGA